The genomic window ACCGGGAAGATTAGTACTCAGAAGGTGTTGGAATACATCAACGACCCACACCACGGCTGAATAAATTCAGCCTGTGCGCTTATATCCCCCAGTTAGAAACCGGGGGCTTTACGCTGCTCTTCGTAAGCCATACCTGTGAACTTCCAGGATACACTAGCTCCAGCGGACTCAGACCCTACTTAGGACATCAAGACCTGCGGCATCAAGTCTGGGGATCCTCAGGTTTGTCTTCCCAGGCATCGGTAGCAGGAGATTCAGAGGTTGGCTCCGGAGGGGCATCCTCTTCGGCATACTCTTGCTCCCATTCCGGCTGTTCGGGTACAGGTTCGGGCCGACGTGGGCGCACAGGCTCAGGTTCAGGTTCATCTTCTGCGTAGATGTCCTCTTCTTCGGCTTCGTATTCCTCGTCATACTCTTCGTCGTAGTCTTCCTCCACAACAGGGCTGTCAACAGCACTGGGTAGGGCCGGGGTAGGGCCAGATCCAGCTTCCCAAGGAGGTTTGCCGACCCCGAGAGTTTCCAAAATCCCTTTGGCCAGTTGGGTGAGGCGGGTTTCTGCCCCATCTTCGACAATCAGGCGATCCCCACCAACAGAAACAATCTCATCAGTTGAAAGGAGATAGGTGCTGAGAATGAATCCGGGCAAAAAGGTGAGGCCAAGGTTGGAAAGCACCAAACCCGTAATCAGGCCAGAAACGGAGTTAAATTCAAAATCCTTGACTTTGCCAAGGCGGATCCCTTCTTCGGTCACCACCTCGCTCCCAACTACCCGGCTGAGCCCATCCAAATCCAAATTGTCAAAGACCTCATCACTGGGGACAAGCACCGCATCCTGGCCTAAAGCCGTCACTTGCCGCAGTTCCAGCAGGCGGGGAGAGCTGGCAAAGGCTTTTTCCAATACGCCCAACACCAGTACCTGCTTGGCTTCCAGATCAGCCCAAACTTCACTCACGACCCCGAGCCGAGCCGCATTCCCCTGGCTAATCACCTGCGTTCCCAGAACCTGTGACCGCCGACGAACCTCTGATCGCACCAGCGCAACAGATTCTTTCCCAGTCGTCATGGTGTCTTCCCCGTCGTGAGTCGAAACGTTAGGCCCCTGTCCCGCTAACGCGAACGCGTAAGTGGGCTATGGATCTGGCAGAGAGCGCCAAAATCAAGACAATAGTACCATTGCCTGTCTCCTCCCTTGCGGTGTGCCTGAACGCTGACCTAGCTTCGGTTAAGGTTCAGGCATTGCAGCAAGTTTTGCGACGGTTAGGCCAAGCGTTCGACCGTCACAAAAAGCTAGGGGCAGGATTCCCTCGGTTCGGGGTCTCCGCCAGCTGCTGCCAAAGCCTGAGGTGCATAGAGGGTATCCAGGTTGGCTTGTTGTCAAGACATACCCTGTGGGATCCCCTTGTATACGAGCCTTATACAAGCAGCTGACCTTCAGCGCGTCCTGTAGGACTTGAACCCACGACATCCGGTTTTGGAGACCGACGTTCTACCAACTGAACTAAGGACGCATTGGCTAGAACCTAGCAAGCCTTTGATATTTGGCTCGCATCTGGTTCATTCCAGTCTAGCAGCTACACCAGCCCTACCCAAGCCCATCACAGCAACTGCTCTAGCGACTGCTCTTTGGAATCCACCTTGGCTTTGATGCGAGTGGCTTTGCCCACCCGATCCCGCAAGTAGAAGAGCTTGGCCCGGCGCACTTTACCGCGACGCAGTACCTTAATTGACTCAATGCGGGGAGAGTGAATCAGAAAAACCCGCTCCACTCCAATTCCCTGGAAGGTTTTGCGCACGGTGATGGTGCGGTTGGATCCGGAATTGCGAGCGGCGATGACCGTGCCCTCAAAGGCTTGTACCCGCTCTTTGCCGCCTTCTTGAATGCGAACTCCAACTCGCACTTGATCGCCAATGCGGATCTCCGGCAGATCCGACTTCATTTGTGCCGCTTCAATGGAGCGGATGATTTCTTGAGCGTTCATGGCCTTCCCGCGCTACTGGCAGTCAACCATAATAACAATCCCCCATCCTCCTTGTACAGAGCTTGTGATTGGGATCCCAGGAGAGGGATCTCCAACCAAGATGCGGGAAACCGTGTTTACGTCCCCTGGCGCAGTTCAATAGGCTAGAAGAAAGTAAACCTTTTGTGACGAGTGGGAGACATTCTGTGATCCTGCACACGGATGAGCCCAAGACGGGATCCCCATCCCCTCCCCAACCCCAAGACTATTCTGCGGCTCCCTCGCAGATCGGATCTCGAAAAAAAAGAGGATTGCCCATCGGCTGGGTAGTTGTCGGTTTGCTGTTGGCGGGTTTAGGCACAGGAGGTTATTTGCTGCAGCGGCAGTTTCAGCAGCAGATGGCACAACGGTTCCAGGCCTTAACGGTGCCTGTGCAGGTTTCAGATCTCACCCAGCGCCTGCGGGTTAGCGGGCAAGTGCAGCCGATCCGCCAGGTGAACGTCAGCCCACGGGAGTCCGGTCGCCTGTTGCAACTGTTCGTGGATCAGGGGGATGAAGTGACAGAAGGGCAGCTGCTGGCCCGCATGGATTACGGTGATCTCACCAGCAGCATTCAACAGGCCCAAGCCCGCATTCAAGAGCTGCAAGCCCGTCTGGCGGAGCAACAGGCGGGGGAGCGTACCCAGGTGATTTTGGCGGCCCAAGCGAGAGTGGATGCGGCCCAATCGCAGGTGGACTTGGCCCAAACAGAGTTGGAGCGGATTCGAGCGCTGGTGCAGCAGGGGGTGGTGGCCCGCAACGAGTTGGATCAGCGGCTGGCCCGTCTGGAGCAGGCGCAAGCGGATTTGCGCTCTGCCCAACAGGAATTGGAGCGGTTGCAGCTAGGGATCCGCCCAGAGGCGATTCAGCAAACCCAAGCCCAGATTGCCCAAGCGCAGGCCGAGTTGGCCCAACGGCAATCCCGAATCGCCGATACAGAAATCCGTGCTCCCTTTACAGGGATTGTGGTGCAGCGTTTTGCCGAAATTGGTTCTTTTGTTGCCCCGACCACAGCGGCTTCGGATGCGACCGCGGCTTCTTCTAGCTCGATTTTGGCCCTGGCGCAAGGGATCGAAGTGCGGGCGGAGGTACCGGAAGCCCAAATTGCGCAAGTGCAGGTGGGTCAACCGGTGGAGATTCGCTCCCTTGCCTATCCGGATCGGGTGGTGCGGGGTAAGGTGAAACGAATTGCACCCGCCACTGTGGTGGTGCGGGAAGTGACGGTCTTTCGGGTGATTGTGGAACCGGAACCGGGAGCAGACTTTTTGCGGACAGGCATGAATGTCTCGGTGGATTTTATCGGGGATCCCCAGCCGCAAGCCTTGACCGTACCCTCCGTTGCCGTCACCTATGAGCAAGGCCAAGAAGGCGTGATCCTGCTGGATCCTGCAACCCAACGGCCCATCTATCGGCAAGTGGAAACGGGCATCACCCAAAGCGGGGTCACCCAAATTCTCTCTGGGCTGCAAGCGGGCGATCGCGTCTTTACCTCCTTGCCGCCGGGAATGACCCTCGATGCGTTGATCAAAGCGGAGCCCTAACCATGAGCCTGGTGACTTCTGCCAAAATGGCCTGGCAAATGGTGCAGCGGCATCGTCTGCGCACGGGCCTAACCATGCTCGGGATCCTGATCGGCAATGCAGCGGTGGTGGCAATTGCCGGGTTTGGGAATGCCGCCCAGGAGATGGCGGTGGATCAGTTCCGGTCTTTAGGTACCAATTTACTCATTGTCTTTTCGTCTAGCTTGGGCCTAGCGGATGCCAGCAATATCCGACCGATTACCCTGGATGATCTGATGGCGATTGAACAGGAAGTGCCCGCCGTAGCGGCAGCCGTACCCAGCCTTAGCGTCAATGTGCGTGCAGTGCGGGGGGGAGTGGATCGCCGCTACGAAGCCACAGGCACCTGGCCGGAGTATTTGTCGGTGTTGAACCTGGAGATAGAACACGGTCGCTTTCTTTCGCCCGCAGATATTGAGGAACAGCGCTCCGTGGTGGTTCTGGGTAGCGAGGCGGCTAGTCAACTGTTTGGCCTGGATCCCGCAGCTGCTATCGGGGAGACCGTGCTGCTGAATAATCTCCCCTTTGAGGTGATCGGGACTTTGCGCTCGAAGCCGACAGTGTTTGGCAATAGCGATGCTGGGGTGTTCTTGCCGGTGGATGTGGTGGCCAATCAGTTTGTCGGGCGCAGATCCCCCTACGGCACAGAATTGACAGCGATTTTTGTTTCGGCCCGCTCGGTGGAGGATCTGCCGGCAGCGGAGTTTCAAATTCGCAACTTGCTGCGGCAGCGGCATCAATTGGTGGGGGAAGATGACTTTATCATCCGTAACCAAAAGGTGTTGCTGGATGGGGCAGCCACAATCCTGGGCCTACTGCGGGTGTTGTTGACGGGTACGGCGGCCCTTTCCCTGCTGGTGGGGGGGGTGGGGATCATGAATGTGATGTTGATCTCAGTGGCGGAGCGCACCCATGAGATTGGGGTTCGCAAGGCAATCGGGGCCGATAGCCGCCAGATTTTGCAGCAATTTGCCACAGAAGCCATTTTTATTGCCGTGACGGGGGGAGTGATCGGGATCCTCTTCAGCAGTGGCCTCTTGGTGGCGGTACAGGTTTTCACCCCCTTGGCTACCACAATCGATCCGGTGGCGGTGGTGGTTTCCTTTTCTCTTTCAACGGCCATTGGGTTGGTCTTCGGCATTTTCCCGGCCCGTAAAGCGGCGCAACTGGATCCGATCGAAGCGCTGCGGGCCTGAGTTTCCTAAAATTCATACCCAAACAAGCGGGGATCCGCCGGTTGCAGGTTGAGATCCGCTAGGCCATATTCCGCCCAGCGGCGATTGACCAACTCCGCCACTGCCGGATCGGGGGTGAGGGGATCCCGCCAGGGGGAATCGGTTTCTGGAGGAATCTTCGTGGTGGCATCGATGCCCATTTTGCCCCCCAGGCCGCGTTTTTCGGTGGCAAAGTCCAGGGAGTCGAAGGGGTTATCCGGCAGAATAAACACATCCCGCTGCGGATCCACCCGTGAACAGAGGCACCAAACGACTGCCCGTGGATCCCGGACATTGATGTCTTTGTCCACTACGATTACAAATTTGGTGTAGCTGAATTGGGGCAGAGCGCTCCAAAAGGCAAGAGCCGCCCGCCGCGCTTGGCCGGGATAGGCTTTGTCAATGGAAAGAATGGCTGCTTTGTAACCGAGAGCCTCCATGGGTAAAAAGAAATCCACAATTTCCGGTACCTGTTGCCTGAGGATGGGGGTGTAAACCCGGTTCAGGGCTAGGGCCATCATGTCGTTTTCTTTCGGGGGCTTGCCACTAAAGGTGGTGAGATAAATCGGATCGCGGCGGTGGGTGAGGCAGTGAAAGCGAATCAGGGGGGCTTGCTCATTGCGGGGGCCGTAGTAGCCAATGTGATCTCCAGCAGGGCCGTCGGGGGCCACTTCCCCAGGGGTGATTGTGCCTTCCAAGACCATCTCCGCGTGGGCTGGCACCTGCAGATCCACGGTTTTGCACTGGGCCAGGTGGAGTCCTTCTCCTGCGTAGAGACCGGCAAACAGCCATTCCGACAGATCCACCGGTACTGGGGTTGCCGCCGCCATGATCACCAAGGGATCCACCCCCACCGCGACGGCCACTTCCAACTTTCTGCCCAGTGCTGCCGCTTTGCGCAAATGGCGGGTTGCCCCCCGCACCGAGAGCCACTGCACCGTCATCGTGTTGCGGCTTTGCAGTTGCAGCCGATACACCCCCACGTTGGGGATCCCGTTTTCGGGATCCTTGGTCACCATCAAGCCCAGGGTCAGCACCCGCCCCGCATCCCCCGGATAGACCCGCAACAGCGGCAATTGGCCCAGATCCACCTCTTCTCCCCGCAACACCACCTGCTGACAGGGGGGCAAGAGATCGCGGCTGGGCTTAGCCTTGAACACACTGAACAAAGCCTGCCCCAGTTCCACTGCCTGCGAGAACGTTTTCGGGGGACGCGGTTGGTAGAGCAACGCCAATTTTTTACCCAGGCTTTCCAGCTCCTGCGGCTGTTCCATCCCCATGGCCCAGCAGATGCGCTCCACCGTCCCCAGGGCATTGATCACAAGCGGCAGACGGGATCCTTTCACCCGCTCAAACAGCAGGGCTGGGCCGCCACTGGCCAAGAGGCGATCGGCGATCTCGGCAATTTCTAGGTCGGGATCCACTTCTGCGGGAATGCGGCGGAGCTGACCACGGGATTCCAACAGGGCGATAAAGCGACGCAAATCTCTGGGCATGAAGGCTGGTACTCAAACAGGGCAGGCGTTCCCGTGGCATCGGATCCCGACCAAGGAGAGGTTTACTTGTCGCGGGCAAGAGCAAAACCGCTCATAAACGGCTTCTGCAAGGCCATGAACACCACCACCGGCGGAATACTGGCGATGATCGCCCCCAACATCATCGGGCCATAGGAGGCGGAGCTATCCAGGTTGAGCAGGGATTGCAACCCCACTTGCACCACCTGTTTTTCCTGTCCCTGGATGATCAAACGAGGCCACAGGTACATATTCCAAGCGTAGACGAAGTGAATCACTGCCTGGGCCCCAATCGCATTCCAACTGAGGGGGATCAACACCTGGGTGAGAAATTGCAGCGGGTTGGCCCCATCCAATTGGGCTGCCTCGGAGAGTTCGCTGGGAATGTTGGAAAAATGTTGCCGAAACAGAAAAGTCGCCGTTGCACTGGCCAAAAAAGGCACAATCAGGGCGTAGTAGGTGGATCCCCAACCTAAGCCAGTGACAAAACGCAGCAGGGCAATGATCAAAATTTCCGTGGGCATCATCAACGTGATCAGTACAAAACCAAACACCAGCCACTTACCCGGAAAGCGGAAGTAAACAAAGGCCAACCCCGCCAACAACGACAAAATGGTCTTACCGACGGTGATCGCCACCGCCATGATCGTGCTGTTGAGCATGTAACTGCCCAGGTGCCGCGACACCATCACCTGTCGCCAGTTGAAGCCAAAGGATGAGCCAAAGGTAAATTGATAGCGAAACACTTCCGCATTGTTCTGGGTGCTCACAATCACGGCATACAACACTGGGAACCCCAACACCAAACAGGCCAGCAACAGGCCCAAATGCACATACCAACGCTCCGGGATCCAACGCCAGGTTCGGGAAGGGCGGCGGCTGGGTTGGCTGAGGCTGCGGGGAGCAGCTTGGGATAGTCGGGGATCCTGCAAAAGTTGGGCCATCGTTCCTCCTGCCAAAGTGCTGTTGCTGATGGGTGATGCTGATTTGAGATGCTGACTGGTTGGCTTACTTGTTGAGGATAATCGGATCGGGTTAACGTCTCCCTAAGGGAGCTGAATTCTTCCTCGATTTTTCAGGTGCTTTTACCGACGGGAGGAAACGGGTAGAGTAGTACAGCAGTGATCTGGAATGAAGAAGAGGATCCCATGACCCGAGGCTTTGGCCCATTCGGCAAAATCCAAGAAGCGCTCAAGAAAGCCCAAGAGGTGCGTGACGGTGCTCAAAAGCTCCAAAAGGAGCTCGAAGAAATGGAGATCGTCGGGGAAGCTGGCAATGGGCTGGTTAAAGTCACTGTGAATGGCAACCAGGAGCCCCTCAAGGTTTCGCTGGATCCCGATGCCCTCAAGGAGGCCCCAGATGTGCTGGAGGATTTGATCCTAACGGCGATGGTGAATGCCTATACCCAATCTGCCGAAACGATGCGCAAGCGGATGGAGGAGCTGACCGGAAACATCAGTCTGCCCGGGTTGGGATTGGGTTGATCCCCTCCCTCGCTAGCCCTCTATGTATACCCGCCCGCTGGCTCGCCTAATCGAGGAACTGCAACGGCTACCCGGTATCGGTGCCAAAACCGCTCAGCGGTTGGCTTTGCATCTCATCAATCGCCCCGTCACCGAGATCGAAGCTTTGGCCCAAGCTCTCCTGGAAGCCAAGCAGACGGTTAAACATTGCTCCATTTGCTTTAATTGGTCGGCGGAGGATCCCTGTGAGATTTGTCGGTCTCCCCAGCGGGATCCCTCGCTGTGGTGTGTGGTGGCGGAGGTGAAGGATTTGATTGCCCTGGAACGAACTCGTGAGTTCAAGGGCCGTTACCACGTTCTGGGGGGTCTGATTTCCCCGATGAATGGCATTGGGGTGGATCAACTCCACATCCGGGAGCTGGTGGCACGGGTAGCCCAGGAAAAGCCGCGGGAGCTGATCTTCGCCATTAGCCCCAGCGTCGAGGGGGAAGTAACCATGCACGTGATCAAGGATTTCCTAAAGCAAGTCTCCCCCACGTTGTACATGACCCGGCTGGCTTTTGGGCTGCCGATGGGATCCGAACTGGAATACGCCGATGAGGTCACCCTGGCCCGTGCTCTCGAAGCCCGGCGCGAGTTGTGAATTCGTACCATCCCGCTAGGGGGCATTTTGGCGGTAAATTCAGGATCTTCTTTAGATTATCTTTAGATCCTGCTCTAAACGGGCAATCCGAATTGAACGGAATCCAGCTCTGGATCCCTTGCGGATCCCAACAAGGCAGTAAAATTGAGGTCGGGCTCACGGTAGAGATGCCAGCTTTACCAGAGTCTGACTGTCTTGAATGAGAGGGAAACCCCGTGGAGCTAGCTGAAGTCGAAGAGCTGATGGGTAAAGCGGTGCAAGCGACGCAGCGCGCCTTTAATACGGTGCGTACCGGACGGGCCAATTCCAGTCTGTTGGATCGCGTTCAGGTGGAGTATTACGGCGTGCCCACCCCTCTGAAATCCTTGGCCACCCTCACCACTCCCGACTCCAGTACCCTTTTGATCCAACCGTTTGATCCCTCGACTCTGGCCGCGATCGAACGGGCGATTGTGGCTTCTGACCTAGGTTTGAACCCTAGCAACGATGGTAAAGTGGTGCGCCTCAATATCCCACCCCTAACGGAGGAGCGGCGCAAAGAACTCAGCAAACAGGTGGCCAAACTGGCGGAAGAAGGCCGGGTCTCGATTCGCAACATCCGGCGAGATGCGATTGATGCGGTGCGTAAACAAGAAAAAAATGGTGAGCTTTCCGAAGATGAGTCCAAAGGTTTGCAGGATGATATCCAAAAACTGACCGACCGCTACATCAAGAAGGTGGATGAGCTGCTAGCGGAGAAAGAGAAGGAATTGAGCACGATTTGACAAAAAGGGATCCCGACTTTCTGAATAGGTTGCAATAATAGCTAAATCTTGTTACTCCTTCAGGAAAGTCAATTGCACCCAACAACAGAGTTTACTCTGCAACAGGCTTGGATCCCGTCAGGGGAAGGATACGAAGTTAGAGATCTGCATATTGTAGCGGGCCGAATTGCCGCCATTGGCTCTAGCCTGCCCCCACCGGGATCTAGGTGGATGCTCATCACAAATTGCTGTTGCCCCCCGCCAAAGCCTTGAGATGGCTGCCTTAGGAGGTGCCAAAGGGCTGTGCCTAGAACAGGAAACGGGATCTCTAACTGTGGGCAAATCTGCCGATTTGGTTCTCTGCGATCTCACCCAGTTGTCCTTGTTGCCGCGCACAGATCCGATTGGGTTGTTGGTGTTGGGCCGTCCCAGTCGGGTGGTGGATAGCGTGTGGGTACGGGGGAAGCGACGGATTGAAGCGGGCCAATTCTGTGGGTAGCCGGGATCCCTTTCCCCGAGGGTGGAAACCTTGCGGCAGCAGATGCTAAATCGGGGCACTTGGCGACACAAAACCCTCTCAGCGGCCACTCAAACCCTCGGGGAGCGCTACCGAGCCGCCATGAATTTACCCTAGGATCCCTCGATTTTCATCTTTTTCCCGAACCCAAAATTAGGGGCTGGGATCCCCCCTCTGGTCTGCCAAAAAAACTTCAATTTCAGCACGCTGGGCAAGGCTGGTCTGCGCTCCCGCTCGAGTGACCGCGAGTGCGGCGGCGGCATTGGCAAAACGCAACGCTTCCTGCAGGGATCCCCCCGCTGCCAAACAAGCGGCCAAAGCCCCACAAAACCCATCTCCAGCGGCAGTGGTATCCACCACGTTCACCGCATGAGCCGGTAGATAGCCCCTATCTTCCCCATCCGCCCAGGCCAACCCTGCCCCGCCCAACGTGAGGATCACCGTCGGGATCCCGTGCTGTTGTAAACGTTGTGCTGCCATTTGGGCTTGTTCAGGCGTTTCAATCGGGGATTGAGTGAAGCTGGCGGCTTCGGTTTCGTTGAGCACCAGGTAGCGAATTTGGCGCAACAGGGATCCCGGCAAAGGCTGAATGGGGGCAGGATTGAGTAAAATCGGGATCCCTTGGGTAAAGGCTTGCTCAGCCACCGCCAAGACCGTCGGGAGTGGAATTTCCAGTTGCAGTAGGAGTAAGGCGGCGGGAGTGAAGGGGGGCAAGCGCTGCGGGGTGTAGCGCCCATTGGCACCTGGGCTGACCACGATGCTGTTTTGCCCGCTGGGATCCACTGTGATCAGGGCAATGCCGCTGGAGCCTTCCAAGGTTTGCAGTTGCTGGGTATCGATGCCATTTTGCTCGAGATTGTCCCGCAGACTCTGGCCAAAGCCATCGGATCCGACAGCCCCCCACATTTCCACCTGTCCACCTGCCCGTGCCGCAGCCACCGCCTGATTGGCCCCTTTGCCGCCGGGGTAGGTGGTGTAGTCGGATCCCAGCACCGTTTCGCCAGCAATGGGTTGATGGGGCACTTGCACCACCAAGTCCATATTCAAACTACCGACCACTCGAATGGGTTTAGACATGGGGTTGTGGATCCGGTGGGTGAGGAACACAAGTGCTGTTGTAACAAACCTACGTTGAGGCTAATGCTCCGCAACGCGAATGCGACCACGCAACCACGCGACTACGCAACTACGTGAAGCTGGTACGCTGTGGAAGCGGTGATCCCGAGAGGTGGATGAAGGTGCCTGGGAACTGGAATGTGGACTTGCAATTGTTGGTCACTGATTTGGATTACACCTTGGTTGGGGATCCCTCAGCCTTGCAGGACTTAAATCCCAAACTGGAACAGCTGCGTGCCCAAACGGGCTTAAAGCTCGTCTATGCCACAGGCCGATCCTGGTATCTGTACCAAGAACTGCTACAGGAATACCCGCTGTTACCCCCTGATGCTTTAATCCTCTCGGTGGGCACTGCTGTGCACTACCAAGGGCTCCCTGAACCGGATCCCAATTGGACAAATCATCTTTCCCAGGGATGGGATCGGGAGGCAGTGGCTGAGGTGGCAGCTCAATTTCCGGAACTGCGCCCCCAACCCGCTTCAGAACAGGGATCCTTCAAGCTCAGCTATTGGCTGGATGCCGGACGGGCGGAATGGGTGATCGCACAACTGAGCCGAGAACTGGCGCAACGGGGCCTAGCGGTGAACCCGGTGTACAGCAGTGGTCGGGACTTGGACTTGCTCCCCCTAGCCGGGAATAAAGGCTCCGCTCTGCGCTACTTACAACAGGAGTGGGGGATCCCTGGAGAACAGACCCTGGCCTGTGGAGATTCTGGCAATGATCAACTGCTGCTCCAGGCGGCCATCGAATCCGGGGGCTACGGTGTCGTGGTGGGCAATGCCCAGCCGGAGTTGTTGGATTGGTACCGCAAAAACCCTACTCCCCACTGTCTTTTGGCTGCAGCCACCTGCGCAGGCGGGATCCTAGAAGGGTTGCAACACTTTGGTTGTCTGGAGCGTCTCAGCTAGCCTGGAGGGGTGCCGACCCAGAGGTTAAAGAATGTTGCTGTCGACCACTGATGTGTTGCAAGGGGTAGAAATTGAAAGCTACCTGGGCATTGTTACTGCCGAAGTGGTTTATGGGAGCAACGCCCTACGGGACTTCTTTGCAGGGATCCGAGATATTATCGGCGGGCGCACGGGAGCCTACGAACGGGTTTTTGAACAGGGCCAGAAAGAAGCAATTGCTGAGTTGGAACGGCGGGCCAAACGGCTGGGGGCAGATGGGGTGATCGGCATTGACCTGAACACCGGCACCATTAACATCGACCAAACCGGGGTACTGCTTTTGATCACAGCCACCGGAACCGCTGTCAAGATTCGCTGAAGGGGCTGTCCCCAATCCCCGACAGGTCTAGAGTCCCTTAAACCAGGCTTTCCATCACTGCTTCGTCAATCTCAAAGTTGGCATAGACATTCTGCACATCATCCAGGTTATCCAGCCGCTCCATCAGGTTGAGCACCAGCTTGGCCGTCTCCGCATCCTCCACCTGCACCCCATTGGACGGGATCCAGCGAATACCCACATCTTGAACCTGGTAGCCCTCTTTTTTCAGATGGGTGGCCACCTGCTCCAGCAGCGTGTAGTCGCAATAGACTTCTGCCTGCGAGCCATCGGTACTCAGATCATCTCCGCCGGCTTCGGCCACAGCTAAGAGCAGCGCTTCTTCATCCGGCACCACCTCGAGGCTG from Thermostichus vulcanus str. 'Rupite' includes these protein-coding regions:
- a CDS encoding sucrose-phosphate phosphatase gives rise to the protein MKVPGNWNVDLQLLVTDLDYTLVGDPSALQDLNPKLEQLRAQTGLKLVYATGRSWYLYQELLQEYPLLPPDALILSVGTAVHYQGLPEPDPNWTNHLSQGWDREAVAEVAAQFPELRPQPASEQGSFKLSYWLDAGRAEWVIAQLSRELAQRGLAVNPVYSSGRDLDLLPLAGNKGSALRYLQQEWGIPGEQTLACGDSGNDQLLLQAAIESGGYGVVVGNAQPELLDWYRKNPTPHCLLAAATCAGGILEGLQHFGCLERLS
- a CDS encoding YbjQ family protein — encoded protein: MLLSTTDVLQGVEIESYLGIVTAEVVYGSNALRDFFAGIRDIIGGRTGAYERVFEQGQKEAIAELERRAKRLGADGVIGIDLNTGTINIDQTGVLLLITATGTAVKIR